One window of Trichomycterus rosablanca isolate fTriRos1 chromosome 2, fTriRos1.hap1, whole genome shotgun sequence genomic DNA carries:
- the LOC134331794 gene encoding elongation factor 1-alpha-like has translation MGKEKIHINIVVIGHVDSGKSTTTGHLIYKCGGIDKRTIEKFEKEAAEMGKGSFKYAWVLDKLKAERERGITIDISLWKFETSKFYITIIDAPGHRDFIKNMITGTSQADCAVLIVAAGVGEFEAGISKNGQTREHALLAFTLGVKQLIVGVNKMDSTEPPYSQARFEEITKEVSAYIKKIGYNPAAVAFVPISGWHGDNMLEPSTNMGWFKGWKIERKEGGSNGTTLLESLDSILPPSRPTDKPLRLPLQDVYKIGGIGTVPVGRVETGILKPGMVVTFAPVNVTTEVKSVEMHHESLVEALPGDNVGFNVKNVSVKDIRRGNVAGDSKNDPPMEAGNFTAQVIILNHPGQISQGYAPVLDCHTAHIACKFAELKEKIDRRSGKKLEDNPKNLKSGDAAIILMIPGKPMCVESFSQYPPLGRFAVRDMRQTVAVGVIKAVDKKASTGGKVTKSAQKAQKSK, from the exons ATGGGGAAAGAAAAGATCCACATCAACATCGTGGTTATCGGCCACGTCGATTCCGGTAAATCTACCACCACCGGTCATCTGATCTACAAATGCGGTGGCATCGACAAGAGAACCATCGAAAAATTTGAGAAGGAAGCAGCAGAG ATGGGCAAGGGCTCCTTCAAGTACGCCTGGGTGCTGGACAAACTGAAGGCTGAGCGTGAGCGGGGTATCACCATTGATATTTCTCTTTGGAAGTTTGAGACCAGCAAGTTCTACATCACCATCATTGATGCTCCTGGACACAGAGATTTCATCAAGAACATGATCACTGGTACTTCACAG GCTGACTGTGCTGTGCTGATCGTTGCTGCTGGTGTCGGTGAGTTTGAGGCTGGTATCTCCAAGAACGGACAAACCCGTGAACACGCCCTTCTCGCTTTCACCCTGGGAGTGAAGCAGCTTATTGTTGGAGTCAACAAGATGGACTCCACTGAGCCCCCATACAGCCAGGCTCGCTTTGAGGAAATCACCAAAGAAGTCAGCGCCTACATCAAGAAGATTGGTTACAATCCCGCAGCTGTTGCTTTTGTGCCAATTTCTGGATGGCATGGAGACAACATGCTGGAGCCCAGCACCAAT ATGGGCTGGTTCAAAGGATGGAAAATTGAGCGCAAGGAAGGGGGTAGTAATGGTACCACTCTCCTAGAATCTCTGGATTCCATCCTGCCCCCTTCTCGCCCCACTGACAAGCCTCTTCGTCTGCCCCTGCAGGACGTCTACAAAATTGGAG GTATTGGAACCGTACCTGTTGGCCGTGTGGAGACTGGCATCCTTAAGCCTGGCATGGTTGTGACTTTTGCTCCAGTCAATGTTACCACTGAGGTCAAGTCTGTTGAGATGCACCATGAATCTCTTGTTGAGGCTTTGCCCGGTGACAACGTTGGTTTTAACGTCAAGAACGTGTCTGTAAAGGACATACGTCGTGGTAACGTGGCTGGAGACAGCAAAAACGACCCACCAATGGAGGCTGGCAACTTCACAGCTCAG GTCATCATCCTGAACCACCCTGGCCAGATCTCTCAGGGTTATGCCCCTGTGCTGGACTGTCACACCGCCCACATTGCCTGCAAGTTTGCTGAGCTGAAGGAGAAAATTGACCGTCGTTCTGGTAAGAAGCTTGAGGACAACCCCAAGAACCTGAAGTCTGGTGATGCTGCCATCATACTTATGATCCCAGGAAAACCTATGTGTGTGGAGAGTTTCTCACAATACCCCCCTCTGG GCCGTTTTGCTGTGCGTGACATGAGGCAGACGGTTGCTGTTGGTGTCATCAAGGCTGTTGATAAGAAAGCCTCTACTGGTGGCAAAGTCACTAAATCTGCTCAAAAGGCTCAGAAAAGCAAATGA
- the LOC134331786 gene encoding elongation factor 1-alpha, with product MGKEKVHINIVVIGHVDSGKSTTTGHLIYKCGGIDKRTIEKFEKEAAEMGKGSFKYAWVLDKLKAERERGITIDIALWKFETSKFYITIIDAPGHRDFIKNMITGTSQADCAVLIVAGGVGEFEAGISKNGQTREHALLAFTLGVKQLIVGVNKMDSTEPPYSQTRFEEITKEVSAYIKKIGYNPATVAFVPISGWHGDNMLEPSSNMGWFKGWKIERKDGNASGITLLEALDAILPPSRPTDKPLRLPLQDVYKIGGIGTVPVGRVETGVLKPGMIVTFAPVNVTTEVKSVEMHHESLPEATPGDNVGFNVKNVSVKDIRRGNVAGDSKNDPPMEAGSFTAQVIILNHPGQISQGYAPVLDCHTAHIACKFAELKEKIDRRSGKKLEDNPKNLKSGDAAIVEMIPGKPMCVESFSTYPPLGRFAVRDMRQTVAVGVIKAVEKKAAGAGKVTKSAQKAGKTK from the exons ATGGGAAAGGAAAAGGTCCACATTAACATCGTGGTTATCGGCCACGTCGACTCCGGAAAGTCCACCACCACCGGTCATCTCATCTACAAATGCGGTGGCATCGACAAGAGAACCATCGAAAAGTTCGAGAAGGAAGCTGCCGAG ATGGGCAAGGGCTCCTTCAAGTACGCCTGGGTGCTGGACAAACTGAAGGCTGAGCGTGAGCGTGGTATCACCATTGACATTGCCCTCTGGAAGTTTGAGACCAGCAAGTTCTACATCACCATCATTGATGCCCCTGGACACAGAGATTTCATCAAGAACATGATCACTGGTACTTCACAG gcTGATTGTGCTGTGTTGATTGTGGCTGGTGGTGTCGGTGAGTTTGAGGCTGGTATCTCCAAGAACGGACAAACCCGTGAACACGCCCTCCTGGCCTTCACCCTGGGAGTGAAGCAGCTTATCGTTGGAGTCAACAAGATGGACTCCACCGAGCCCCCATACAGCCAGACTCGCTTTGAGGAAATCACCAAGGAAGTCAGCGCCTACATCAAGAAGATTGGTTACAACCCTGCCACTGTTGCTTTTGTGCCAATTTCTGGATGGCATGGGGACAACATGCTGGAGCCCAGCAGCAAT ATGGGCTGGTTCAAGGGATGGAAGATTGAGCGTAAAGACGGTAATGCTAGCGGTATTACTCTTCTGGAGGCTCTGGATGCCATCCTGCCACCCTCTCGCCCCACTGACAAGCCCCTCCGGCTGCCCCTGCAGGACGTCTACAAGATTGGAG GTATTGGAACTGTGCCCGTGGGTCGTGTGGAGACTGGTGTGCTGAAACCTGGCATGATTGTTACCTTTGCCCCTGTCAACGTGACCACTGAAGTCAAGTCTGTTGAGATGCATCACGAGTCTCTCCCTGAGGCTACTCCTGGTGACAACGTTGGTTTCAACGTCAAGAACGTGTCTGTGAAGGACATCCGTCGTGGTAACGTGGCTGGAGACAGCAAAAACGACCCACCAATGGAGGCTGGCAGTTTCACTGCTCAG GTCATCATCCTGAACCACCCTGGCCAGATCTCTCAGGGTTATGCCCCTGTGCTGGACTGTCACACTGCCCACATTGCCTGCAAGTTTGCTGAGCTGAAGGAGAAGATTGACCGTCGTTCTGGCAAGAAACTTGAGGACAACCCCAAGAACCTGAAGTCTGGTGATGCTGCCATTGTTGAGATGATTCCTGGCAAGCCCATGTGTGTTGAGAGCTTCTCTACGTACCCACCTCTTG GTCGCTTTGCTGTGCGTGACATGAGGCAGACCGTTGCTGTTGGTGTCATCAAGGCCGTTGAAAAGAAGGCTGCTGGTGCTGGCAAGGTCACAAAGTCTGCACAGAAGGCTGGCAAGACCAAGTGA